The proteins below come from a single Tribolium castaneum strain GA2 chromosome 9, icTriCast1.1, whole genome shotgun sequence genomic window:
- the LOC135267174 gene encoding uncharacterized protein LOC135267174: MAEKHIVKFHFIAKFFGDGNRFLVRGENAFTSGHVTKFRFDGTVQPMRISAEVLPSMKKLNYTVEISYDLEEGVKTAHCTCPRGNVACHHMAAALYYAHYNVSATDIECQWSAPSKTTPQTEVIKLADVYKPKLSNYTALSRSSTEDEIIQFRAEIGVTNVVGFTWLLRPEASEEARKIIADIEEILQSLEYVQAIDKQKFLLEKCRIDEARIKLVEACTRGQHVNENWHVARKHRLTASRFGMVLSACSRRRFPPSLFKNLAEGYSLDRVAAVQWGKTHEKTALREFEEATNLKVQETGFWLEESGFLGASPDGLVEEDGILEIKCPYKYRDTDSLSEALKDKKYFYWRDENEDINLNSNHNYYHQVQGQMHITGRSICYFVVWTPKCTEIFQIEKDPGWSENINILKEFYLDQYISFISQ; this comes from the exons A tggcagaaaagcacattgttaagtttcactttattgcgaaattttttggggacggtaatcgctttttagttcggggagaaaatgcttttaccaGCGGTCACGTCACCAAATTTAGGTTTGATGGCACAGTACAACCGATGAGAATTTCTGCAGAAGTTCTACCGAGCAtgaaaaagctaaattatactgtggag ATTTCATATGACCTAGAAGAAGGGGTTAAGACGGCACATTGTACCTGCCCAAGGGGCAACGTGGCTTGCCATCATATGGCTGCAGCATTATATTATGCTCATTATAATGTAAGTGCTACTGACATTGAGTGTCAGTGGAGTGCCCcatcaaaaacaacaccacAAACAGAAGTCATTAAGTTAGCTGATGTTTACAAGCCGAAATTATCAAACTATACGGCACTGTCTAGGTCCTCTACTGAGGACGAAATTATTCAGTTCCGTGCCGAAATAGGCGTCACGAATGTGGTGGGCTTCACTTGGCTCCTAAGACCAGAAGCAAGTGAAGaagccagaaaaattattgcagataTCGAAGAAATTCTACAAAGCTTAGAATACGTGCAGGCCATAGACAAACAAAAGTTTCTTTTGGAGAAGTGCAGAATAGATGAGGCACGCATTAAACTGGTTGAGGCGTGCACTCGGGGCCAACATGTTAACGAAAATTGGCATGTAGCAAGGAAACATCGTTTAACGGCCAGCAGGTTTGGCATGGTACTATCTGCTTGCAGTAGACGAAGATTCCCAccctctttatttaaaaatttggcggaAGGCTATTCGCTTGACAGGGTTGCTGCTGTGCAGTGGGGTAAGACCCACGAGAAGACAGCGCTCAGAGAATTTGAAGAAGCGACGAATCTTAAAGTCCAAGAGACGGGATTTTG gttggAAGAATCAGGCTTTTTGGGAGCAAGTCCTGATGGATTAGTGGAAGAAGATGGGATTCTCGAAATTAAATGCCCATATAAATATAGGGACACTGACAGTTTGTCTGAAGCCCtgaaggataaaaaatatttttattggagggatgaaaatgaggacattaatcttaacagcaatcacaattattaccaCCAAGTACAGGGGCAAATGCACATCACTGGTCGAAGTATCTGCTACTTTGTCGTGTGGACACCAAAGTGCACAGagatatttcaaattgaaaaagatccGGGGTGGTCagaaaatatcaatattttaaaagaattttatcttgaccaatatatttcctttatttcacaataa